AGCGGCCCAAGGCTGGGTAGACCACCAGCTGACAAGTCGCTTCAAAAAGAACAAAGACGCTTGGAACGGCAAGACGCATGCGAACGTAATGCCATAGAAGGTAAATTCGGCGAAGGTAAGCGCCGCTATGGGCTGGCGCGTATTATGGCGCGCCTGAAAGAGACCGCCGAAAGTGTAATTTGCCTCCAGTTTTTGGTGATGAACTTGGAGCGCAGGCTGCGTGTTATTTTGTTTATTTTTCTCCGGTACCTATTTGGGCATAAACCGGCTTTTTTAAGGCCGTCGTTATAAATGTTTTGATTGAAATAGGATTGGTTCAGCAATCCCTATTTATCTCATTAAAATTAATTCAGACGGTGAAAAAATCTGGGAAAAAACCTTCGGCGGCGCCGATTTCGACACGGGTAAATCAGTGCAGCAGACCGTTGACGGGGTTTTTTTGGTGGCGGGCTGGTCCAATTCTTTTGATAAGAATGGATACGGGCTTTACCTTGTTAAAATCGATGCCAACGGGAAAAAGATATGGGAGAAAACCCGGACCAGTGAAAAATTTGACCCGGATTTTGCCATTGTACCTTACGAAAAAGGGTATATTGTGACCGGTTGGTGGGCCGAGCGGTTGGCGAATAATCAGAGTCATAATGATGAGCTTGAGGTGTTTTTGGCTGATTTTTGGTGGGAATGATAGTAGTAAAACCTATTACCCATTTTTAATCAACCAGGACAATTCAAAATAATTCAAATCTCAATTTCTGCAACATCATTCGTTCTGCTAAACGAGCGTTCATTATAGTAATAGTATTAGGCACAACCCAATGGCACGTAAATTAGTATTAAATTATGGCGTTTTGTAATAAATAGCCACAATTTCTGAATCAGGTATAACCACTGGATGTATTTTATCAGAGTTATTCAGAAAAACACTTGAATTTAATCTATAACTTGATTCTCTGGAGCTACCTATTATATCAAATGACAATATATAGTTATCATTTGTTCTTGCTAATTCAAATTGCAATTTGTCAATAACCGGCTTCGTCACTGGAGTTCTTCCTTTATTGCTGATATGCATAATACTATATTTCTGTTCATCGCCCTGAGTTGTTTTTTCTAAGCAAATATAATTGTCACTATCATCCCAAAATAATATATCATTTGGATTTAGCTCAATCTTTATTGCATTTCGAACGGAATTGGTAATAAAATTTGCACCAAGTTGCACTTCGTGTTGCACTTTCCACTGTTCTTCAATAGTCTGAAAGGACCTTAGACCAAAAAAATACATCATATACCCCAATGACAATACGATTAGCAATAGGGCCATAGCAATCACGAGTTCGACCAACGTAAATCCATTATCATTTAGCCTCATGATTAGGCCTCCTGGGTTAGTATCTGTTGGTTAATTAACTACAAGCAAACAATAATCTTTAATTTTACAGGTTTTCTGCATTGTTCAATCAATATTTCCAGTATTAGGAATAAAAGTAGTTAAAGACCCCTCATTTACTACCTTACCATCAATTGAAATTAATATACTATCTGACGAACCCACAAAATTCATTTCTAAACTCGTATTTCCTGTATTATCTTCAGCTAATTGCTTTTCAATAATTTCTTGTTCAATATGGATGCCATCACTCCGTTGCCCTGCGGAAAAAACCCCTGTTACACTATTAGTAAACAAAGCTAACATAGCTATAGATACAATTAAGATTACAGCCACAGAGACAAGAATTTCTGTTAAAGAAAAACCTCCAATTTGATTATACTTATTTAATCTTTTAAGTTTAAATTTTATATGCCTTTTAAACCCCATAACTTCTCACACCCTTTTTATTTCCATGTTCCCCATTGATCCTTTTTATATACTATTATTTTTTCCCCACCGCTAGAATAATCAATTACTGTACCTTTTTTTATTTCTCCATTGTTTTTCACTTCTATCTCATTAGCCGCAACGGAGCCTACAATACAGGCATTATTATTGATAATAACTTTTGCCCTTGGTGCATAAATACCTCCATAAACAGCACAGTTATTCATAGCAAAGATATTTTGCGTCCCTTTTGTATAGATAATCAACTTACTAGGATCTTTAGAGCTATTAATTGTCACATTATTTTTTATTTCGGGATTAAAATCATCCACATACATTAAGACCCTTCCTTCACCAATTATATTTATTTCACTATTATTACCTTCACTAAAATCAAGTGTGCCAACTTTAATACAAAAATCCTTATTTTGACCAGTATCAATTGTTAAGGTTGAATTATTATTCATTTTTATTGACTCATAATAGTGTGGCCCATCACCGTTAGCGCTTATAGTAGTTTGCTTGTTATTACTTAGCAGTATACTACCTGCATATCTATAATTATTCGGTTCCTCATAATCAGGCAATTCGCGCTCTAGATTATAATCTTGCTTCCCTGTTATTTTAGCGTTATTATAAAGTATAATATTTGTTTTTTCTCCACTTACTCCAACGTTTCCATTTATTTCCCCATTATTATAAACCTTTAATATAGTTTTGGATAAAGCGGCATAATCAAAATTATCTTCCGGTGTACCATTTGGATCTATTGGGTTTCCGTCCCCACCAATAATAACTTCTTCTCTTATCATGGTCATAGATATGGTATCCGAAACCCCTTGGACAGTACCAGTTGAAATTAGCTTCAGAGTATCATCGGATGGCTTTTTAACCTCAACAACAAAACTGCCTTCTCCCAAATAAACCGGTTCACATCTTTTTCCGTTTAATGTGTCCGCCTTGTTAGGGTTATTCATTATCCATGATGAGGTGGCTGCTATGCCAGAACGTGCAAGATAGTGTGCTTGCTTTTTTCTTAGGTCGTTTGATACGGCTACAGCTTGTGAATTACTATATTGCAATGCGATCGCGCCTAATAAAGCCATTATAAACGTAACCATGATTACAAGCGGCATCGCAATCCCTTTATTATTTAACATAGAATTCACTCCCAATTAAACAGAAAAAATTAGGAATTAGAGTTTAACGTTATTATACCTCCGGGATAGTTTATTTGGAAGAACCTTGAACAGTATACAGTTATTCTTGTACCTTCTATCCCAAAATACACCAATTATTTAAAATTTATAAAGGTCATGTATTATAGGCGTATAGTCAACTAATACTAAGATAAACTATAATGATAAGATATAAGAATAAAGGAGGAATTTACCATGCCAGTAATTACCGTTGACGGCCCCAAGTTGAGCAAGGAACAAAAGACAGAATTAGTTAAATCCATCACTAAAGCTGCCAGTGAAATAATCAAACTACCGGAGCAAGCCTTTATCGTGTTAATTCAGGAGCGGGAAATGGATAACGTGGGAGTAGGGGGTGTTTTGCTATCCGATAAAAAAACAAGTTAGCATTATTACTTATCGGCCACTACTGATTGCAGCATTTTTCAACTTTTAACTTTTTACAAGCTGTCAACCCCCTCTTACAGCAAACACTCTATATTATTGTAGGTATAATTACAAGGAGTTGATAAATTGAACGCACTGGTAATCTATTGCCACCCCAACCCCAAAAGTTTTAACGCCGCCATACTGGATGTGGTTAAACAGGAACTGGAACAAAAGGGTGCAAAGATAAAGGTTAAGGATTTATACGCCATGAATTGGAACCCGGTACTAAGTGCAGCGGATTTCCAGAAGTTCCTGGCTGGAGAAAAACCTGAAGACATTGCCAGGGAACAGGCCGACGTGGTTTGGGCCGATGTGCTGGTGTTGATCAGCCCCATTTGGTGGTTTTCCATACCTGCAATGTTAAAGGGCTACATTGACCGTGTAATGAGTCAAGGATTTGCCTATGAGTATACTCCCACCGGCCCGCGCGGTCTACTTACGGGCAAGCGGGCCGCGGTCATCACCACCTCGGGCGCGGATGAAAACACAGCCAACCAGACCGGTATGATGAAGGCACTCAACACCTCTTTTATCCATGGCACTTTCACCTTCTGCGGCTTTGCCGATGCCAAGCATATCAACTGTTATGCCGTACCCATGGTTTCCGATGAGGAGCGCAAACAAATGTTAAGTGCTGTAAGGGAGTTTATTAAAAATATCTAAGCCTTATCCTGAAAATAGCGTTAGGTAATTTTCATCCTCTGCTGGTACCGCTTTAGCAACATTGGTGTCTAGATTTTTAAATAGTTGTCCTTAACTTATGGGAAAGGCTCAGCAAGCTTTTAAATGTAAGCCTGCCGGGCCTTTTTCGCATAAGTTTTTCTGCAACCATTAAAATTATCGTGTTTATAACATAAATCTAATACGGAGATAGGGGAAATAGTGAATGCGCGGCATATGAATGTGTTATAATACGGCAGGTGTATAGTCAAAAGATACAAAGATAAACTATAATTTTATGGGTACGTAAACGATAACAATAACACCAACATGGCGTATCAATTTAAATTTTTACCAAAGCTACAAGCAAGCTTGAAACAGAGACCTAGTGCTCAATGGATACAATTTTTATCGAAAGTTAGGAGTGCCAAATACATGGTAAATGCCGTTAGAATGCTGAGGGCTGGTTTTGTTCTTGCGGAACCTCAAATATTAGAGATAGCCGATAGCTTTCAGAAGGCCATGGCGGACGGGCTTGCCGGAAAACAAAGCTCGTTAAAAATGCTGCCTTCTTACCTGACAAAACCCACCGGTATAGAAAAGGGAGTTTACCTGGCTGTAGATTTCGGCGGCACCAACGTGCGAGTATTAACGGTGGAGTTAAAGGGAAGCGGGGCATACCAAACCCTTGGGTGGCAGTCCTTTCCCCTGCAGGACCGGGATTACAATTTTACTTCCCCCAAGGCTACCGGGCATGAGTTGTTTAGTTTTATTGCTGAAAAGATAAAATCTATGCTATCACCGGGCCGAATTTATCCCCTTGGACTTACCTTTTCTTTCCCCAGCCGGCAAACGGGTGTTGACCGGGCTATATTGATCAAATGGACCAAGGAAATTCAAACATCGGGTGTAGAGGGCCACGATGTATCGGAAATACTTAAACGGGCTCTGGTGGATAAAAACATTACCCAGGTTATTCCCAAGGCCATTATCAATGACACAGTGGGAACATTGCTAACAGCCTCATATATTGACCAGAGCGCCGATATAGGATCAATATGCGGCACCGGTCATAATACCTGCTACATAGAACCCAAGGCACCAATTACAGGCCAACCAATGATTATTAACATGGAATCAGGTAATTTTGATAACCTACCACTCACTGATTATGATATCAAACTGGACCGGCAAAGCCAGGCACCGGGGGAACAGCGGTTGGAGAAGATGGTTGGCGGCCAATACATAGGGGAACTGGTCAGATTAATTATCCAGGATTTTATTGATAAAAAGCTGCTGTTCAAAGAAAGCCGGCCGGAAATTTTTTACTCACCTTACCATGTAAAATCTGAAGATGTGGCGTTATTGCTGGCGGACACAAGCCCGGATTTAAAGGATGTTGACCAGTGGTTGAAAACTAAAGGTCACATTTCCGGTTCCCTTATTGAAGAGCGGATAACCCTGCGTAGTGTTGCCTCAATCGTAATTATCCGTGCCGTACAACTAGTTGCGGCAACTTACACCGGCGTAATAATGCATATTGATCCGGGGCTTACAAAACGTCACACCATAGCTATAGACGGTTCCCTGTATGAATTAATGCCCGGCTTCGCAAACAAGCTGAGCATTACCCTCAATAACATATTTAAAGGTAAGCATCAATCAATAACGACAAAGCTAACCAAAGACGGTTCCGGGGTTGGGGCGGCCATAGCTGCGGCGTCTGTGGATCAGACCGGGGGAACTCCGGGATAAACATTCCTATGTTTCCTGGTTGATCCAAACCATTATAGAGAAAAACTTAAAGGGTATTCCTCCAAGGAATTTGAATTACCAGTTAATTATTTGTCATTATAGTTGGTCTTTTAATGTTCAAATACCATACATACGGGAGTGATAATATTGAAAAGCAAGCCTAACAATCAGCTGACCCATTCTAAAACCCCAAAAATAATTCTATGGGCCGCCATTGGTTTAATATCCCTGGCCGCCATAGTTGTGTTGGGAATTTCCGCCTATGTCGGTTGGAACCTGACCCACCCGGTACGGGAAGAGGTAACCGGTTCCCCGGCTGATATTGGCTTGGCTTATGAGAATGTAAGTTTTAAAAGCCGGGAAGACGGGCTGAATTTAAGCGGTTGGTTGATAAAATCACCCGGAAACGAACAGACAGTGATATTTGCCCATGGCTACCGCAAAAACAGGATGCACAATACTGTACCCCTGCTGCCGATAGCCGATTTTTTAGTTGATAAGGGCTGCAACGTGCTAATGTTTGATTTTCGTAACAGCGGCCAGTCCGATGGTGAGTTAACCTCCGTTGGTCAGTACGAAGTTCGCGACCTGCTGGGTGCAATTGATTTTATAAAAACCCGGCGGGATTTAAACCAGCAGATAATCCTTATCGGATACTCAATGGGCGCCGCCACATCAATTTTAGCCGGTGCCCGGGAGCCTGCCGTGGCGGGTGTGATAGCAGATGCTCCCTTTGCAGACCTCAGGAGTTACTTAATGGCCAATTTATCAGTTTGGAGCAAGTTACCCGCAATACCCTTCAACCAGGCTTTTTTCATAATTGTACCCCCTTTGACGGGATTAAATGTGGGTGCGGTCAGCCCGGTTAATGAGGTAAAGAATTTTAATGGCCGGCCTCTTCTTTTAATCCACGGGGAGGGAGACACCGATATTCCCATTGAAAATAGTGAGTTATTGCAAAAGGCCTACCCCCGTGCCAGTTTTTGGCGGGTACCGGAGGCAAAACACTGCAAATCTTACGAAGTGACAGGGGATTTATACCTGCAAAAAATTAGTTCATTTTTGGATAAAGTTAAGGAAAATAGCAACGAAATCCGCTAAAAATATCTTCATTTGCTTTGACATAAAGAATCCCGGAAGATACTCAAGCCTTCCGGGATTCTTTATATTACTTAATAGATTTTACACGTCTGCTTATACGCCAGCAGCACGAGGTACCTAAAAGGTATTATTCCTATATGCTTTAATCAGGAAATAAGCGGCACCACCCCAAAGTAAAACCATGGCGATTATCATCATGGCGATAGCACTACCTGTCATTATCTCTTACCCCCTCGATTAAGAGCACTTCTTTATCTTTCCATTTTAATCTGGACACCAGGAACCCGCCAACAACAATCACCGCCAGTACAAGCCACCCCATTACCAATAACGCTTCTTGGGGGTAGTTTTCATACGGTACTTTGATATCGCTAATAAGGGTCATAATGCCGGTGTAGCCCGCCACCAACGGTGTAATGATTTTAATGGAAAACACCCACCAGGAACCGGCTTTTATGTCTGAAACCGAATTGATATGATCCTGCAAAGACTTGAGTTTGAAGAACCAGCCCACCAGCAGCACCTGGATCAAACCACCGAAAACGATACCAAAGTTGTTGGTAAAGTGGTCAACAATATCAAGAATGTATAATCCGGCACCGGTGGCGATCAGTAAACTGCAAGATGCTGCTACAGCGGTATAAATCACCGTAACCACTTTACGATCCAAGGCCAGCTTGTCCATTAAAGCGGCAATGGCAGCCTCGTTGATGGAAATCAAAGAAGTTATGCCGGCCAGGGCCAGGGCCAGGAAAAATAGCATCCCAAATAACGGAGCCACACTTCCCAAAGTGGCGATAGCTGCAGGGAAGGTGACAAAGGCCAACCCCACACCGGCACCAGCCACATCATTAACCGCCACACCCTGGGTAAAGGCCATGTGCCCCAAGATGCTGAACACGGCAATACCGGCCAGTAAACTAAAACCACAGTTGGTGAGACAAGTGGTAAAGGCGTTGCTGGTGATGTCCGATCTTTTGGGCAGGTAACTGGAATAAGTAATCATAATGGCAAAGCAAATACTTAAGTCAAAAAAGATCTGCCCGTAGGCTGCCGTCCAAACTTTAAAATCAAATAACCTGCTGAAGTCCGGATCAAACATAAAGTTTAAGCCCGCCGCAGAACCGGGCAAGGTGGAACCACGCAATGCAATTATTACCACCATTATAAACAATGTCGGAATAAGTATCTTAGCTAGCCTTTCAATACCGCCTTTAACACCGGTGTAAATGGCAAAAAAATTGACAGCCCAGGCTATAGCTAAAGGAATTAGCAGTTGGGTTTGTATGCCACCCAGTTCAAAAGGTCCATCTGTCAGGCCCAGTACATTACCGAAGAAAAAACCAGCGGGGTCACCGGCATAACCCAGAGAAAATGAATGATAAAAGTAACTCAAGGCCCAGGCAATAACAACCACATAATAGACGGCGATAAAAAAGCACACTATTACCTGAGACCAGCCAAGCCACTCAAATTTACGATTCATTTTGGCAAAGCTTAAAGGTGCCCCACCGCGATATTTGTGACCAATGCCAAATTCCAGAATCATGATGGGAATACCTGCAGTCAACAATGCAAATAAGTAAACAAGAAAAAATATTCCCCCGCCATTATCCGCCACCATATAGGGGAACCGCCAGATATTACCGAGGCCTACGGCGGAACCCACCGCAGCCAAGATAAAACCCATCCGGGTACCCCATTGTTCTCGTTGCACCAAGCTAGTGTCCTCCTTTACACGGGTATGGAAAAATGCCGGTCAAATATTTCCAACTAATATAGCATTTCCAACCTTGTACTACATTATCATTGGAGACGGCCAATATTTTGCCTCGATGGTCTATGACATCTCTTGCTTCCGTTTCGCCCCCTTTGTTGCATAATATAAACACCGGCACTTCAACCATCTTACTGCAAATTTAGACACCTTTCAACACATTATTGCAAATTTTTTAACATGGTGCCAGGCACCCAACTTATTAACTTATTGATATTGTCAAGATATTGGCAGCATCAAGCTGCTTTTATCCACCGCCATTCAACAGTTTGTAAATAGCTGTAGCTGATATATTAATATTATCACCAATGCTTTTTAAGGTATATTTGTACTTTACCGCTTCTTTAGCATAAGCTGCTTTATATGGGACAAGATATCTTTTCCTGGAACCGCTTTTTATCAGCGCAAAGTCCGCTGGACAAACACCGGTATCCGCTAATATTTCATCAAGGCTTTTTTTAACGGATTTTTTTTGGGGCGGATTAATCTTGATCATAAATGAAGTATCGCCGACGGCATCCAGTTGATCATAATCAATATCATCTTCCTGCTCCATGAAAGATATATATTGCTTAATTGCCCTTTCCCTGTCATTTGAAAACATACCAAGCGGTAAATCTATGTCGATAAGATTGCCCTGATTGTTGCGGTAATATATATCGCTGCTCCACCTGTATTTGTTAACATGAGAGCACATACCGGCCCGGACCGGGTTCCGGTGAACATATCTTAGCACCGCCAGGAGATACCGTTCGTTCTGAATAGGTAAAGCCTTGTAGCGACCATCAAATACATGCCCGGTGCGATTATGTTCGCGGTTATAATAGCGGCCATAGCTGCTGTTCAATAAATGCATCAACTTGCTCAACGGCTCATCCCCCACCTGTAAAACCAGGTGGTAGTGATTACTCATAATTACATAGCCATATAGATTAAACCCGGCACAAGCTTTTCTGCCCATAAGCTCTTGTAACAGGAACATCTTATCTTCATCCCTGTCAAATATGTATTCCCTATTGTTTCCCCGCTGTATCACATGGTATATCGCCCCGTCATACTCCACCCGCGCTCTCCTGCCCAAAAATAACACCTCCTGCTATATTTTAGCAAGAGGTGGTTTGAGTTTCAATAATAAGTTAATAAGTTGGGTGCCTGGCACCTATTCTTCTTCCCAGTTAATTGGTAAATATTCTCCACTAAGTGTTTTGCCCCCTACTGCATTCGTTGAAGTTACAATAGCCCTACCTTCTTCTATCCCGTATTTTGCAGTACCTGGGCCGGAAGGCCATTCTTGCAAGTAATCATTTAAAGTAGTCACATCATCAGCTGCTGTTGCATCTTCAGGATATGAGCCATTAGCTGCTCGATACATCGAAATCGCACTATCAATTGTTCTCAGGTTCGCTTCAACAGCACTTCGCTCTGACTTTTCCGTTATGTTACCATACTTGGGCACCGCAATCCCTGCCAAAATACCTATAATAACCACAACCACCATCAATTCCACCAGAGTGAAGCCTCTCCGGTTCTTCAAAGTTTTGCTAATTTTCCAAAACATCATTATCACATCCCCATAGAAAAATCTAAAACATGCCGTAAAACCTAAATATACCTCACCTTTGTTTTACATACCATACCACCACTGGGCGCATTGGGCATCTCTTTAATCCCTATAACACCAACCTCTACAAACCACCCCCAATCCTCATACTCACTATCCTAGTCTCCACCGCCTCCCGATCCACCGCCCATCTCCCCAAGCAAATCCTTCACCAGTTGCACATTATCCGGCGTTTCTTCCACCCAGAGCACGTAGGTCGGGTTTTTGCTGTCTCCCGACAGGTTGTTGGAGATACGAAAGCTGGCCAGGGATATGCCGGACAGTTCGCTGAGCAGGCTGCGCTTGGCGTTCAGGCTTTGGTATGCTCCCTCACCGCTGGCCGTGTCCACGGGTATCCTGGTTTTCTGGCGGGTGGCGTCCAGGCTGACCAGTGCGCTGCGCACCGTTGTCTCCAGGTATGGCGGGCATAACACCAGCAGTTCCCTGCCAAATTTCTCATAGTTGTTGGTTATTGTTTTTATCTCATCACCAAAATGGAACTGGGCTAATCTTTTTGCCGCGTAACCCGCGGTGATGTTTTTCAACTGGTAAACAAACACCTTTTGCTCAACCGAGGCCTGGCCATCAAGATCGTTCACCAGGGTTGTGATTTCCTCCCAGCGGGGGAATAGCTCGCTGTCGAACACCATGAGACGGTTATCCAACTGCACGTAGCGTTTTAGTTCAATGCCGATGCTTTTTAGCAGTTCCACGGCCCGGTCCGTGGGTATCTGGTGCAGGGTGAGGATTTTATAGTCCAGGGATAGCCGGCTGTCCTCGGTGTCCACGGTATAAATCAGTTCCCGTACCTTTTTCAACACCTGGGCGGTGCCCTGGACCCAGATCAATCTCTGGTTGGTATCCACGGTAATGCTGACTTGCTCCACACCCAAAGCACCAATAAGTTCCTTTATTGTCTCCGCCGGTACGTGATAGAGGCTAAACCTGGTCAGGATCATCTGGTCGAAAAAGTTTTGCTGCAGGACACCAGGGGTACCCACCACCATTATTTGACCGTTTTGCAAGTAGGTCAGCCCCTGGCCGCCAATAATCAGTTCCATGGCCTGCAGGAGGGTGATATTGTCCGCGCTGAAGTTAATTTCCACAGGTTCGGTGTCGACCAGTATAATATCCACGCCCATTTTTATGGCCAAGGCGGATAACACATCCCGGATGTCCACGCCCCTGAAATCCACAGATATCCTGTCATTGTTTATTTTATAGGTTGAGGATGCCGTTGCAGTAATACTGTCCCCGGCACCGTCAACAGTGCCTGTTCCGTCAGCCAGAACCGGGCAGGCAAAATACAGCAGAGAGGTAACCAGCACTGTTACAGATATTTTATTAATTAATTTCCTGCATTTATTAAAGCAATGATTACTGTAATGGTGTTTATTATCGTTCATTTCTCCCCACCTTCTTTATCCGCCAATTCCGGTGACCGGTTATCCCCCCGTCCATCAGTCTGGCGATCCCGGGCTATTGTCTCCCTGTCTGAATCCCAGGACGCCTGCACCGCCGGAGGTGTTTCCTCCGGCTCCGACGCTGTCCTGCTTTCCTCCCCGGTATCCTTTGCGGACCCCGGCCCGGTTTCCCCCTGATCCGTTTCCGCCTGACCGGTTGTTGATTGATAAGCCGGTGGTTG
The Desulfallas thermosapovorans DSM 6562 DNA segment above includes these coding regions:
- a CDS encoding DUF7305 domain-containing protein, with the translated sequence MLNNKGIAMPLVIMVTFIMALLGAIALQYSNSQAVAVSNDLRKKQAHYLARSGIAATSSWIMNNPNKADTLNGKRCEPVYLGEGSFVVEVKKPSDDTLKLISTGTVQGVSDTISMTMIREEVIIGGDGNPIDPNGTPEDNFDYAALSKTILKVYNNGEINGNVGVSGEKTNIILYNNAKITGKQDYNLERELPDYEEPNNYRYAGSILLSNNKQTTISANGDGPHYYESIKMNNNSTLTIDTGQNKDFCIKVGTLDFSEGNNSEINIIGEGRVLMYVDDFNPEIKNNVTINSSKDPSKLIIYTKGTQNIFAMNNCAVYGGIYAPRAKVIINNNACIVGSVAANEIEVKNNGEIKKGTVIDYSSGGEKIIVYKKDQWGTWK
- a CDS encoding energy transducer TonB, which codes for MNDNKHHYSNHCFNKCRKLINKISVTVLVTSLLYFACPVLADGTGTVDGAGDSITATASSTYKINNDRISVDFRGVDIRDVLSALAIKMGVDIILVDTEPVEINFSADNITLLQAMELIIGGQGLTYLQNGQIMVVGTPGVLQQNFFDQMILTRFSLYHVPAETIKELIGALGVEQVSITVDTNQRLIWVQGTAQVLKKVRELIYTVDTEDSRLSLDYKILTLHQIPTDRAVELLKSIGIELKRYVQLDNRLMVFDSELFPRWEEITTLVNDLDGQASVEQKVFVYQLKNITAGYAAKRLAQFHFGDEIKTITNNYEKFGRELLVLCPPYLETTVRSALVSLDATRQKTRIPVDTASGEGAYQSLNAKRSLLSELSGISLASFRISNNLSGDSKNPTYVLWVEETPDNVQLVKDLLGEMGGGSGGGGD
- a CDS encoding sodium-dependent transporter, which encodes MQREQWGTRMGFILAAVGSAVGLGNIWRFPYMVADNGGGIFFLVYLFALLTAGIPIMILEFGIGHKYRGGAPLSFAKMNRKFEWLGWSQVIVCFFIAVYYVVVIAWALSYFYHSFSLGYAGDPAGFFFGNVLGLTDGPFELGGIQTQLLIPLAIAWAVNFFAIYTGVKGGIERLAKILIPTLFIMVVIIALRGSTLPGSAAGLNFMFDPDFSRLFDFKVWTAAYGQIFFDLSICFAIMITYSSYLPKRSDITSNAFTTCLTNCGFSLLAGIAVFSILGHMAFTQGVAVNDVAGAGVGLAFVTFPAAIATLGSVAPLFGMLFFLALALAGITSLISINEAAIAALMDKLALDRKVVTVIYTAVAASCSLLIATGAGLYILDIVDHFTNNFGIVFGGLIQVLLVGWFFKLKSLQDHINSVSDIKAGSWWVFSIKIITPLVAGYTGIMTLISDIKVPYENYPQEALLVMGWLVLAVIVVGGFLVSRLKWKDKEVLLIEGVRDNDR
- a CDS encoding type II secretion system protein encodes the protein MMFWKISKTLKNRRGFTLVELMVVVVIIGILAGIAVPKYGNITEKSERSAVEANLRTIDSAISMYRAANGSYPEDATAADDVTTLNDYLQEWPSGPGTAKYGIEEGRAIVTSTNAVGGKTLSGEYLPINWEEE
- a CDS encoding hexokinase family protein: MVNAVRMLRAGFVLAEPQILEIADSFQKAMADGLAGKQSSLKMLPSYLTKPTGIEKGVYLAVDFGGTNVRVLTVELKGSGAYQTLGWQSFPLQDRDYNFTSPKATGHELFSFIAEKIKSMLSPGRIYPLGLTFSFPSRQTGVDRAILIKWTKEIQTSGVEGHDVSEILKRALVDKNITQVIPKAIINDTVGTLLTASYIDQSADIGSICGTGHNTCYIEPKAPITGQPMIINMESGNFDNLPLTDYDIKLDRQSQAPGEQRLEKMVGGQYIGELVRLIIQDFIDKKLLFKESRPEIFYSPYHVKSEDVALLLADTSPDLKDVDQWLKTKGHISGSLIEERITLRSVASIVIIRAVQLVAATYTGVIMHIDPGLTKRHTIAIDGSLYELMPGFANKLSITLNNIFKGKHQSITTKLTKDGSGVGAAIAAASVDQTGGTPG
- a CDS encoding MetS family NSS transporter small subunit; amino-acid sequence: MTGSAIAMMIIAMVLLWGGAAYFLIKAYRNNTF
- a CDS encoding transposase: MGRRARVEYDGAIYHVIQRGNNREYIFDRDEDKMFLLQELMGRKACAGFNLYGYVIMSNHYHLVLQVGDEPLSKLMHLLNSSYGRYYNREHNRTGHVFDGRYKALPIQNERYLLAVLRYVHRNPVRAGMCSHVNKYRWSSDIYYRNNQGNLIDIDLPLGMFSNDRERAIKQYISFMEQEDDIDYDQLDAVGDTSFMIKINPPQKKSVKKSLDEILADTGVCPADFALIKSGSRKRYLVPYKAAYAKEAVKYKYTLKSIGDNINISATAIYKLLNGGG
- a CDS encoding PilW family protein, whose amino-acid sequence is MRLNDNGFTLVELVIAMALLLIVLSLGYMMYFFGLRSFQTIEEQWKVQHEVQLGANFITNSVRNAIKIELNPNDILFWDDSDNYICLEKTTQGDEQKYSIMHISNKGRTPVTKPVIDKLQFELARTNDNYILSFDIIGSSRESSYRLNSSVFLNNSDKIHPVVIPDSEIVAIYYKTP
- a CDS encoding type IV pilus modification PilV family protein; translated protein: MGFKRHIKFKLKRLNKYNQIGGFSLTEILVSVAVILIVSIAMLALFTNSVTGVFSAGQRSDGIHIEQEIIEKQLAEDNTGNTSLEMNFVGSSDSILISIDGKVVNEGSLTTFIPNTGNID
- a CDS encoding alpha/beta hydrolase translates to MKSKPNNQLTHSKTPKIILWAAIGLISLAAIVVLGISAYVGWNLTHPVREEVTGSPADIGLAYENVSFKSREDGLNLSGWLIKSPGNEQTVIFAHGYRKNRMHNTVPLLPIADFLVDKGCNVLMFDFRNSGQSDGELTSVGQYEVRDLLGAIDFIKTRRDLNQQIILIGYSMGAATSILAGAREPAVAGVIADAPFADLRSYLMANLSVWSKLPAIPFNQAFFIIVPPLTGLNVGAVSPVNEVKNFNGRPLLLIHGEGDTDIPIENSELLQKAYPRASFWRVPEAKHCKSYEVTGDLYLQKISSFLDKVKENSNEIR
- the dmpI gene encoding 4-oxalocrotonate tautomerase DmpI; this encodes MPVITVDGPKLSKEQKTELVKSITKAASEIIKLPEQAFIVLIQEREMDNVGVGGVLLSDKKTS
- a CDS encoding transposase, which gives rise to SGPRLGRPPADKSLQKEQRRLERQDACERNAIEGKFGEGKRRYGLARIMARLKETAESVICLQFLVMNLERRLRVILFIFLRYLFGHKPAFLRPSL
- a CDS encoding NAD(P)H-dependent oxidoreductase, whose amino-acid sequence is MNALVIYCHPNPKSFNAAILDVVKQELEQKGAKIKVKDLYAMNWNPVLSAADFQKFLAGEKPEDIAREQADVVWADVLVLISPIWWFSIPAMLKGYIDRVMSQGFAYEYTPTGPRGLLTGKRAAVITTSGADENTANQTGMMKALNTSFIHGTFTFCGFADAKHINCYAVPMVSDEERKQMLSAVREFIKNI